One window of the ANME-2 cluster archaeon genome contains the following:
- a CDS encoding bifunctional hexulose-6-phosphate synthase/ribonuclease regulator yields MSNPAPILQVALDLLELDRAIRIAYEAVEGGVDWIEAGTPLIKSEGMYAVRALKSNFPGHTILADMKTMDTGALEVEMAAKSGADIVILLGSADDSTIADARKAANKYGVRLMCDLISVAEPVERAMELEVLGVDIINIHVGIDMQMMGQDPIEVLREMRDRIHIPIAVAGGLDAGSVGQAVAEGADIVIVGGNITRTSNVTNSAQKIRDGMDSPSLSPVIKHDLVAQTRQLLMGVSTPNISDAMHRKGAMHGLIPIHPGLKMVGPAVTVQTFEGDWAKAVEAIDVAGEGDVIVIYNGGSERIAPWGELATLSCMNRRIAGVVIDGAVRDVDDIRKLEFPIFARAIVPNAGEPKGFGEINAEIQCGGQTVRPGDYIVGDDNGVVVVPRERAYELARRALEVEKNESRIRDEIIKGSTLSKVMQLEKWEKK; encoded by the coding sequence ATGAGCAATCCCGCCCCCATATTGCAGGTAGCCCTTGACCTGCTCGAACTGGACCGTGCCATCCGGATAGCCTACGAAGCCGTAGAGGGCGGTGTGGACTGGATAGAGGCCGGCACACCCCTCATCAAAAGCGAGGGCATGTATGCGGTCAGGGCATTGAAAAGTAATTTTCCGGGCCATACCATCCTGGCCGACATGAAGACCATGGACACCGGCGCACTCGAGGTGGAAATGGCAGCGAAATCAGGTGCCGATATAGTTATTTTGCTGGGCAGTGCCGACGATTCCACTATAGCTGATGCCAGGAAAGCAGCAAACAAGTATGGTGTCAGGCTCATGTGCGACCTCATATCAGTGGCAGAACCGGTAGAGCGGGCCATGGAACTTGAAGTACTTGGTGTGGATATCATCAATATCCATGTAGGCATAGATATGCAGATGATGGGTCAGGACCCCATTGAAGTACTCAGGGAAATGAGGGACAGGATACACATTCCCATTGCAGTGGCAGGCGGCCTGGATGCAGGGTCTGTCGGCCAGGCTGTGGCGGAAGGTGCCGATATTGTGATCGTGGGAGGTAATATTACCCGCACATCCAATGTGACCAACTCTGCACAGAAGATACGTGATGGCATGGATTCGCCATCCTTATCCCCTGTGATTAAACATGATCTAGTGGCACAGACCAGGCAGCTTTTAATGGGGGTATCCACTCCCAATATCAGCGATGCCATGCACCGCAAAGGTGCCATGCACGGGCTCATCCCCATACATCCTGGCTTGAAGATGGTGGGACCGGCTGTTACGGTGCAGACCTTCGAAGGGGACTGGGCCAAAGCCGTGGAGGCCATCGATGTTGCCGGGGAGGGTGACGTGATAGTAATATATAACGGCGGCAGTGAACGCATAGCCCCCTGGGGTGAACTGGCTACCCTGAGTTGCATGAACCGCCGTATTGCCGGAGTGGTCATCGACGGTGCGGTACGTGATGTGGATGATATCAGGAAACTGGAGTTTCCCATCTTCGCCCGTGCAATTGTACCCAATGCCGGTGAACCAAAAGGTTTTGGCGAGATAAATGCCGAAATACAGTGTGGCGGCCAGACCGTGCGCCCCGGCGACTACATAGTGGGCGATGACAATGGCGTGGTGGTAGTACCCCGGGAACGCGCTTATGAACTTGCCCGCCGTGCCCTGGAAGTGGAAAAAAATGAGAGCCGTATAAGAGATGAAATTATCAAAGGTTCTACCCTGTCTAAAGTCATGCAACTGGAAAAGTGGGAAAAGAAATGA
- a CDS encoding class I SAM-dependent methyltransferase family protein — translation MKALMVPKGQGETLRKQLLKAGYMDTMRKLKVRGYDLEIPVTDTIPPEFSLFPCIQQEEPEYYENACALQDLMKMYLGEDELKLLPGGWQILGDVVIVALHPDLYPVRSTFGDVLLTMYPYCRSVYLNKGIEGELRLPNRELISMRDGVDAPALAIHTENGCRFKLDVTKVMFCKGNFNERTRMGNLGRGEVVVDMFAGIGYFTIQMAVHSRPARIIAIELNPESYQFLVENTRLNHVEDIVEPILGDCAKKTPVSVADRVVMGYAGNTHHYLPQAIRALKNGGVLHYHEIVPEKLMPDRSFERIHNKAREQGRKAEILNWHRVKKYSPGVWHVVVDARIDGG, via the coding sequence ATGAAAGCATTAATGGTTCCAAAAGGACAGGGTGAAACCCTCAGGAAACAACTGCTCAAGGCCGGGTACATGGATACCATGCGCAAGTTAAAGGTACGGGGGTACGACCTGGAGATCCCTGTGACCGATACTATCCCGCCAGAATTTTCCCTATTCCCGTGCATACAACAGGAAGAACCTGAATATTATGAAAACGCATGCGCCCTTCAAGACCTGATGAAAATGTATCTGGGGGAGGATGAACTGAAACTGCTGCCAGGGGGATGGCAGATACTCGGTGATGTCGTTATTGTCGCATTGCACCCTGACCTGTATCCGGTCCGGTCTACGTTCGGTGATGTGCTGCTTACCATGTACCCCTATTGCAGGAGCGTGTACCTTAACAAAGGCATTGAAGGAGAATTACGGCTTCCAAACCGTGAACTTATATCCATGCGGGATGGGGTGGATGCTCCGGCGCTGGCAATCCATACCGAGAACGGTTGCCGGTTCAAACTGGATGTCACGAAGGTCATGTTCTGCAAGGGTAACTTTAATGAAAGGACTCGGATGGGGAACCTTGGCAGGGGGGAAGTGGTGGTGGATATGTTTGCAGGCATCGGATATTTCACCATCCAGATGGCAGTGCATTCAAGGCCTGCGAGAATCATTGCCATTGAACTGAACCCTGAATCATACCAGTTCCTTGTTGAGAATACCAGGCTGAACCATGTGGAAGACATTGTGGAACCGATACTGGGTGATTGTGCAAAAAAGACACCTGTATCAGTGGCAGACCGTGTGGTCATGGGTTATGCAGGAAATACGCACCATTACCTGCCACAGGCGATCAGGGCCCTGAAAAACGGTGGTGTTCTGCATTACCATGAGATAGTGCCAGAAAAACTGATGCCTGACAGAAGCTTTGAACGCATCCATAACAAAGCACGTGAGCAGGGACGAAAGGCTGAGATACTTAACTGGCACAGGGTTAAGAAATATTCACCTGGTGTCTGGCATGTTGTGGTGGATGCCAGGATAGATGGGGGATAA